One Cohnella candidum genomic region harbors:
- the spoVAE gene encoding stage V sporulation protein AE, with the protein MQYLWAFLIGGGICVIGQLLFDVAKLTPAHTMSLLVVLGAVVDGLGWYDPLIKFAGAGATVPITSFGNALVHGALTELQRDGWIGVITGIFEVTSAGISAAIIFSFLAALAVRPKG; encoded by the coding sequence ATGCAATACCTTTGGGCGTTTTTGATCGGGGGAGGCATTTGCGTGATCGGGCAGCTTCTCTTCGACGTCGCGAAGCTGACGCCTGCGCACACGATGTCGCTGCTCGTCGTGCTCGGCGCGGTCGTGGACGGCCTCGGCTGGTACGATCCCCTCATCAAATTCGCCGGCGCCGGCGCCACGGTTCCGATTACCAGCTTCGGGAACGCGCTCGTGCACGGGGCGCTCACGGAGCTCCAGCGGGACGGTTGGATCGGCGTGATCACCGGCATATTCGAGGTGACGAGCGCGGGCATATCGGCCGCGATCATTTTCTCGTTCCTTGCCGCGCTGGCGGTCCGGCCCAAAGGCTGA
- a CDS encoding MFS transporter, which produces MREYWRNWAGDLSPGVRRFIATESLFGIGAGILALILNLHLLELGMNEEQIGQITSLGAIVTGLLSVPAGLLIRFVGRKAMLVIGMLLTGAGIAGFGLATSPAAVAACQFVYSVGLTGIVTSEIQLIFEYCPDKKEERRAYALLFGMFTFFVGVGTLLGGVLPSWLGGYTTAYQYTFFAAAACYALGGGLRGLLLPPSGKAPAAAAKVIPEQPSGRRAKYGPILVLCAVIFLSGVLFGLLNPYLNVIVKYRFGWHDEAISILLTLSGFFLFAGSLLVPSMLEKAGIRKSFVLLFAANALFAFLLALAVPAPVFSVLLLLRGGLFSMLSNLLDSEAMSAVREEDRNLFAGWRTIARSAGNALASYATGWILAASDYRLPFLLAGIAFVLGYVLYLRTMEPILVRREAARRT; this is translated from the coding sequence ATGCGGGAGTACTGGAGGAATTGGGCGGGAGATCTGTCTCCCGGCGTCAGGCGGTTTATCGCCACGGAGAGCCTTTTCGGCATCGGGGCGGGCATTCTGGCGCTTATTTTGAATCTTCATTTGCTGGAATTGGGGATGAATGAAGAGCAAATCGGGCAAATCACTTCGCTCGGGGCGATCGTGACCGGACTTCTGAGCGTTCCGGCGGGGCTGTTGATCCGCTTCGTCGGGCGCAAGGCGATGCTGGTCATCGGCATGCTGCTGACGGGCGCCGGTATCGCCGGCTTCGGTCTGGCCACTTCGCCTGCCGCCGTCGCGGCATGCCAGTTCGTCTATTCGGTAGGCTTGACCGGAATCGTGACCTCGGAAATCCAATTGATTTTCGAATATTGCCCGGATAAAAAAGAGGAGAGGAGGGCGTATGCCCTTCTGTTCGGCATGTTTACGTTTTTCGTAGGCGTGGGGACGCTTCTCGGGGGCGTGCTGCCGTCCTGGCTCGGCGGCTATACGACGGCTTATCAATATACCTTTTTCGCGGCGGCTGCCTGCTACGCGTTGGGAGGAGGGCTGCGCGGCCTGCTTTTGCCTCCTTCCGGGAAAGCCCCGGCTGCCGCAGCGAAAGTCATCCCGGAGCAGCCAAGCGGCCGCCGCGCCAAATACGGTCCCATCCTCGTGCTCTGCGCCGTCATTTTCCTGTCGGGCGTATTGTTCGGCTTGCTTAATCCGTATTTGAACGTCATCGTGAAATACCGGTTCGGCTGGCACGACGAAGCGATCTCGATTTTGCTGACGCTGTCCGGGTTCTTTCTGTTCGCGGGTTCCCTGCTCGTTCCTTCCATGCTGGAAAAGGCGGGGATCCGGAAGTCGTTCGTCCTGTTGTTCGCCGCCAACGCGCTTTTCGCTTTCCTCCTCGCGCTCGCGGTTCCGGCTCCGGTCTTTTCCGTCCTTCTTCTGCTGCGCGGCGGCCTGTTCTCGATGCTCAGCAATTTGCTCGACAGCGAGGCGATGTCCGCCGTCCGGGAGGAGGACCGCAACCTGTTCGCCGGTTGGCGGACGATCGCCCGGAGCGCCGGCAATGCGCTCGCGTCATACGCGACGGGATGGATTCTGGCGGCGTCCGATTACCGGCTGCCGTTCCTGCTGGCCGGTATCGCGTTCGTGCTCGGCTACGTTCTGTATTTGCGGACGATGGAACCGATCCTGGTACGCAGGGAAGCCGCCCGCCGTACATAG
- the spoVAD gene encoding stage V sporulation protein AD, giving the protein MRQGARTWLFPEPPVIIGTGTVVGPDEGEGPLAQDFDLVHPDLEIGQPSWEKSERALLEQAADIAIQHAKTSKDDVQFFLGGDLLNQIISNSFAARTLGIPYLGVFGACSTSMESLALASLLVASGAADRALAGTSSHNCTAEKQFRYPTEYGSQKPPTAQYTVTGAGAAVVAREGSGPVVTAATIGKIVDLGIKDPFNMGAAMAPAAVDTIQGHFQDTGRTPGYYDLIVTGDLAGVGHPIASELLRRNGVPMDETRFQDCGLMVYDVAKQKVQAGGSGCACSATVAYGHLLKRMARGELKRILVVATGALLSPLSYQQGESIPCIAHAVAIEAGAQAAGQGGTIS; this is encoded by the coding sequence ATCCGCCAGGGCGCAAGAACTTGGCTGTTTCCGGAGCCGCCCGTCATTATCGGAACCGGGACGGTCGTCGGACCCGACGAGGGCGAAGGTCCGCTGGCCCAGGATTTCGATCTCGTGCACCCGGATCTCGAGATCGGGCAGCCCAGCTGGGAGAAATCCGAAAGGGCGCTTCTCGAGCAGGCAGCCGACATCGCGATCCAGCACGCGAAAACGAGCAAAGACGACGTTCAATTTTTTTTGGGCGGGGACCTGCTGAACCAAATCATCAGCAACTCGTTCGCTGCGCGGACGCTGGGTATCCCGTACCTGGGGGTGTTCGGCGCCTGCTCGACCTCCATGGAATCTTTGGCGCTGGCTTCGCTGCTGGTCGCCTCCGGAGCGGCCGATCGGGCGCTCGCGGGAACGAGCAGCCATAACTGCACGGCGGAAAAACAATTCCGCTATCCGACCGAATACGGCTCTCAGAAGCCGCCGACCGCGCAATATACGGTAACGGGAGCGGGGGCGGCCGTCGTTGCCCGGGAAGGAAGCGGACCCGTCGTCACGGCGGCGACGATCGGCAAAATCGTCGATCTCGGCATCAAGGATCCGTTCAACATGGGGGCGGCGATGGCCCCGGCCGCAGTGGATACGATACAAGGCCATTTTCAGGATACGGGCAGAACGCCCGGCTACTACGACCTGATCGTCACGGGAGATCTTGCGGGCGTCGGGCATCCGATCGCGTCCGAGCTGCTCCGCCGGAACGGGGTTCCGATGGACGAAACGCGGTTTCAGGATTGCGGGCTCATGGTTTACGATGTCGCGAAGCAGAAGGTACAGGCGGGAGGAAGCGGCTGCGCGTGCTCGGCGACAGTCGCCTACGGGCATTTGCTGAAGCGGATGGCCCGGGGAGAGCTCAAGCGGATTCTCGTGGTGGCGACGGGCGCGCTGCTCAGTCCGCTCTCTTACCAGCAGGGCGAATCCATTCCATGCATCGCGCACGCGGTGGCCATCGAAGCGGGGGCGCAAGCCGCCGGACAAGGAGGAACGATCTCATGA
- the sigK gene encoding RNA polymerase sporulation sigma factor SigK: protein MPGFIASVALFLKQLSLLVSYVKNNAFPQPLTDEEEALHLQRMGAGDPHSRNLLIEHNLRLVAHIVKKFDNTGEDLEDLISIGTIGLIKAIESFQVGKGTKLATFAARCIENEILMHLRSLKKTRKDVSLHDPIGTDKEGNEITLQDILGTETDEVVDKVQLKIEKSKIYRNLDILDEREQEVIRGRFGLDGGGDERTQREIARELGISRSYVSRIEKRALMKLYHEFYKAKR from the coding sequence GTGCCCGGTTTCATCGCTTCGGTTGCGCTGTTCCTGAAACAGCTGTCGCTGCTCGTGTCCTACGTGAAGAACAATGCGTTCCCCCAGCCCCTGACCGACGAGGAAGAGGCGCTGCACCTGCAACGAATGGGCGCAGGCGACCCTCACTCCCGCAATTTGTTGATCGAGCACAATCTCAGGCTTGTCGCCCATATCGTCAAGAAGTTCGACAATACCGGCGAAGATTTGGAGGACCTCATCTCCATCGGCACGATCGGCCTGATCAAGGCCATCGAAAGCTTCCAGGTCGGCAAGGGCACCAAGCTCGCGACCTTCGCGGCCCGCTGCATCGAGAACGAGATCCTCATGCATTTGCGCTCCCTCAAGAAAACCCGCAAGGACGTTTCCCTGCACGATCCGATCGGAACGGATAAGGAAGGCAACGAAATCACTTTGCAGGATATCCTCGGCACCGAGACGGACGAGGTCGTGGATAAAGTGCAGCTCAAAATCGAGAAAAGCAAGATCTACCGCAACCTGGACATTCTCGACGAACGGGAACAGGAGGTCATCCGGGGAAGGTTCGGCCTGGATGGCGGCGGAGACGAGCGGACGCAGCGTGAAATCGCGCGCGAGCTCGGCATTTCGCGGAGTTACGTGTCCCGCATCGAGAAGCGGGCGCTGATGAAGCTTTATCACGAGTTTTATAAGGCGAAGCGGTGA
- a CDS encoding AAA family ATPase yields the protein MDHREAAQLLDQIRLNMESCIYGKKDEIAWMLTALLAGGHVLIEDVPGTGKTQMVKALAMSVGGLFHRIQCNPDLLPTDITGVSIYHPKQEEFVFRPGPIMANMLLTDEINRATTKTQSALLEAMEERRISVDGQTYPLPHPFILFATQNPIDFEGTYSLPEAQLDRFLMKIKLGYPDEASEKRLVLESSAGRAAESLNQCATVDDVARMQKMAEEIHLENVVADYLIALVRGTRTHPSVLLGASPRAAVALASAAKAYAFLQHRAFVLPDDVKAMAPLVLGHRLHLRSEARMQGNSTLGVLQDILGRLPVPVGLER from the coding sequence ATGGATCATCGCGAAGCGGCGCAATTATTGGATCAAATTCGATTGAATATGGAATCTTGCATTTACGGCAAAAAAGACGAGATCGCCTGGATGCTGACCGCTTTGCTGGCCGGAGGCCACGTGCTGATCGAGGACGTGCCGGGAACCGGCAAAACCCAGATGGTGAAAGCCCTGGCCATGTCCGTCGGCGGACTGTTCCATCGGATCCAATGCAACCCTGACTTGCTTCCTACCGATATTACCGGCGTTTCCATCTATCACCCGAAACAAGAAGAATTCGTGTTCCGCCCCGGACCCATCATGGCCAACATGCTGCTGACGGACGAAATCAACCGGGCGACGACCAAAACCCAATCCGCGCTGCTGGAAGCGATGGAGGAACGGAGGATTTCCGTCGACGGCCAGACCTATCCGCTGCCGCATCCTTTCATCCTGTTCGCGACGCAGAACCCGATCGATTTCGAGGGAACCTACAGCCTGCCGGAGGCGCAGCTCGACCGCTTCCTGATGAAAATCAAGCTCGGCTATCCCGACGAAGCCTCCGAGAAAAGGCTCGTACTGGAGTCTTCCGCGGGCCGGGCGGCCGAATCGCTGAATCAGTGCGCGACGGTCGATGACGTGGCCCGCATGCAGAAGATGGCGGAGGAAATCCATCTGGAAAACGTCGTCGCCGATTATTTGATCGCCCTCGTTCGCGGGACGAGAACCCACCCTTCCGTCCTGCTCGGTGCCAGCCCGCGTGCCGCGGTCGCGCTTGCCTCCGCGGCGAAAGCTTATGCGTTCCTGCAACACCGCGCGTTCGTCCTGCCGGACGACGTGAAGGCGATGGCGCCGCTCGTTCTCGGCCATCGCTTGCATCTTCGCTCCGAAGCCCGGATGCAGGGGAATTCGACGCTCGGCGTGCTGCAGGACATTCTCGGGCGTCTGCCGGTTCCGGTCGGCTTGGAGCGCTGA
- the spoVAC gene encoding stage V sporulation protein AC codes for MAVKSSPGGTGSYKPLSMSAKEYQAFAKAREPSRSVFANAVRAFLVGGLICLIGQGIQRFFMAAFDMTSREAGSPTVAVLILLSVILTCLGVYDKIAQWAGAGTAVPVTGFANSMASAAIEHRSEGLVLGVGANMFKLAGSVIVFGTVAAFIIGIIHWLAGAGG; via the coding sequence ATGGCCGTGAAGTCCTCACCGGGCGGCACCGGATCGTATAAGCCGCTGTCCATGTCCGCGAAGGAATACCAAGCGTTCGCCAAAGCGAGGGAACCTTCCCGTTCCGTCTTTGCGAACGCGGTTCGGGCGTTTCTGGTAGGCGGCCTGATTTGCCTGATCGGCCAAGGGATCCAGCGGTTTTTCATGGCGGCCTTCGACATGACGTCCCGCGAGGCGGGAAGCCCGACCGTCGCCGTCCTGATCCTGCTGTCGGTTATCCTGACGTGCCTGGGGGTCTATGATAAAATTGCGCAGTGGGCCGGAGCGGGAACGGCCGTGCCGGTCACCGGCTTCGCGAATTCGATGGCGTCCGCGGCCATCGAGCACCGCAGCGAAGGGCTGGTGCTGGGCGTCGGCGCCAACATGTTCAAGCTGGCCGGCTCCGTCATCGTCTTCGGCACGGTCGCCGCTTTCATCATCGGCATCATCCACTGGCTCGCCGGGGCGGGAGGCTGA
- a CDS encoding DUF58 domain-containing protein yields the protein MNRLSVSRVWLPGALLYACSAFYVLFQGGKTSLMLFVMLNALIVYLLLGRWSGIGGVQGTRSIVGSAAESGYLTAGMRVQIRLKMQIPGFWPVPYVIVRDQLVRPLADDSQIYELSFVPDYRRRGEVVYETAPLRRGRYRFMTTECSTRDIFGLFEHQGKFTEPLDLQVYPRMIALKDWVMLRRSQRGVFQHTFTSKWAKETTQFDGVREYAQGDRLSRIHWNATARTGQWKSKEFEREALPRIVFLLDRAATSYRSSEQFELAVSVAASLLELVVQRGMPVGFVSTGRKPAWFGAGREPVTRDEVLRHLVDVEADGNLPLSHWIAQTAERFEPGVQVVVISPTADEQVSAAFTALEAKRMIPSLLHVSEAVSSEEQKRKYRQWEQLSKAKQWDCSSVSRLEDLPAALGVASA from the coding sequence ATGAACCGCCTGTCCGTATCGCGCGTGTGGCTGCCCGGAGCGCTGCTGTACGCATGCTCGGCTTTTTACGTGCTGTTTCAGGGCGGCAAAACGTCGCTCATGCTTTTCGTGATGCTGAACGCGCTCATCGTTTATTTGCTGCTCGGACGCTGGAGCGGCATCGGCGGCGTGCAAGGCACGAGGTCGATCGTGGGCAGCGCCGCGGAGTCCGGTTATCTCACGGCCGGCATGCGGGTGCAAATTCGGTTAAAAATGCAAATCCCCGGCTTCTGGCCGGTCCCTTACGTCATCGTGCGCGACCAGCTCGTACGCCCGCTGGCCGACGATTCCCAAATTTACGAATTGTCCTTCGTGCCGGATTACCGGAGACGGGGGGAGGTCGTCTATGAGACGGCGCCGCTGCGTCGCGGCCGGTACCGTTTCATGACGACGGAATGCTCGACGCGGGACATTTTCGGCTTGTTCGAGCATCAAGGCAAGTTCACCGAACCGCTGGACCTGCAAGTGTATCCCCGGATGATCGCGCTGAAAGACTGGGTCATGCTGAGACGCTCGCAGAGAGGCGTGTTCCAGCATACGTTCACTTCCAAATGGGCGAAGGAAACGACCCAGTTCGACGGGGTGCGGGAATATGCCCAAGGCGACCGCCTGTCCAGGATCCACTGGAACGCGACGGCCCGCACCGGACAGTGGAAGTCCAAGGAATTCGAGCGCGAAGCGTTGCCCCGGATCGTTTTCCTGCTGGATCGCGCCGCTACGTCGTACCGTTCCTCGGAGCAGTTCGAGCTGGCGGTCTCGGTCGCGGCTTCCTTGCTGGAATTGGTGGTACAGCGGGGCATGCCGGTCGGTTTCGTTTCGACGGGCCGCAAACCGGCCTGGTTCGGAGCCGGCCGCGAGCCGGTGACCCGCGACGAAGTGCTTCGCCATCTGGTCGACGTCGAGGCGGACGGGAACTTGCCGCTCAGCCATTGGATCGCCCAAACGGCGGAACGGTTCGAGCCCGGCGTGCAGGTCGTCGTCATCAGCCCGACGGCCGACGAACAGGTTTCCGCGGCTTTCACCGCGCTGGAGGCCAAGAGAATGATTCCGTCGCTGCTCCATGTTTCGGAAGCGGTTTCGAGCGAAGAGCAGAAACGGAAATACCGGCAATGGGAGCAGCTTAGCAAAGCCAAGCAATGGGACTGCAGCTCGGTTTCCCGCTTGGAAGACTTGCCCGCGGCGCTGGGGGTGGCATCGGCATGA